The Vicia villosa cultivar HV-30 ecotype Madison, WI linkage group LG1, Vvil1.0, whole genome shotgun sequence genome includes a region encoding these proteins:
- the LOC131647229 gene encoding uncharacterized mitochondrial protein AtMg00810-like, which yields MYMIGKMNYFLGLQIKQLKNGIFINQSKYCKELLKILDMDNCKIMSTPMGSGTYVDQDESGVSVDITKYRANSKESHLTAVKRIMKYLKGTSNVSLWYPKGSICDLFGYSDSDYASCKIDCKSTTGSPPHHHIKDLHHYI from the exons ATGTATATGATTGgtaagatgaactactttctagGACTTCAAATTAAGCAACTAAAGAATGGTATCTTCATCAACCAATCCAAGTACTGCAAGGAATTATTGAAAATACTCGATATGGATAATTGCAAAATAATGTCTACTCCAATGGGATCCGGAACATATgtagatcaagatgaatccggtgtTTCAGTTGATATCAcaaagtatcgag CAAATTCTAAGGAATCTCATCTCACTGCGgtaaaaaggatcatgaagtatctcaaaggaacatcAAATGTcagcctatggtatccaaaaggtagtATATGTGATTTATTCGGTTATTCTGACTCGGATTATGCAAGTTGTAAAATTGATTGCAAAAGTACGACTG GTTCACCTCCACACCACCATATCAAAGATTTGCATCACTACATTTAA
- the LOC131610578 gene encoding histone H4, whose protein sequence is MSGRGKGGKGLGKGGAKRHRKVLRDNIQGITKPAIRRLARRGGVKRISGLIYEETRGVLKIFLENVIRDAVTYTEHARRKTVTAMDVVYALKRQGRTLYGFGG, encoded by the coding sequence ATGTCTGGAAGAGGCAAGGGAGGAAAGGGTCTCGGAAAGGGAGGAGCCAAACGACACCGTAAGGTTCTCAGAGACAACATCCAGGGAATAACAAAGCCTGCAATTCGTCGTCTCGCAAGACGTGGTGGAGTGAAACGTATCAGCGGTTTAATTTATGAGGAAACTCGCGGTGTTCTCAAGATCTTTCTTGAGAACGTGATTCGTGATGCTGTTACCTATACAGAGCATGCTCGCCGTAAGACTGTTACTGCGATGGATGTTGTTTATGCTCTTAAGAGACAGGGGAGGACTCTTTATGGATTTGGGGGTTAG